A genome region from Vibrio tapetis subsp. tapetis includes the following:
- a CDS encoding tetratricopeptide repeat protein has product MLVRFCFLFCLFSPVVAAQVNIDVIERYQVLHRWLTEDPSADIAPIARFYKQQKGQGTANKRVAAGLYLQACLQFQKYICGRDLAVELLSYDPTIQEQSQLLNLAIQLSYQTEQYSEALVFTQQWQEHLTSNLWKADKQAFPTAQIQAEVDSISAYSAYHLKMWNDAEHSIVSAIDKRPTQERYQFLLAVYQQSKSPNKANRLLKKLTKLYPQQKKYWLGLAYNYLLQNQQKQAIAVLSGLDDRHLLESKNILLLAQLMLTENAPLGAAQVLSKHQSQLKNDMTFQGLMLKSLLLSRQQKKALSYLEQHPNEPLLATQTQLAYSQGEWAKALPLLTRQISTEPQNDYWRLLRGISYFELQQYDSAAADFKKLSKGEYQTIASQWLHQVHYLSLPIDNRAG; this is encoded by the coding sequence ATGCTTGTACGGTTTTGTTTTCTGTTTTGCTTATTTAGCCCTGTCGTGGCCGCGCAAGTGAATATCGACGTGATAGAACGCTATCAAGTATTACATCGTTGGTTAACTGAGGATCCAAGTGCAGATATTGCCCCTATAGCACGATTTTATAAGCAACAAAAAGGGCAGGGAACGGCAAATAAACGCGTCGCAGCTGGCTTATATTTACAAGCGTGTTTGCAGTTTCAGAAGTACATATGTGGCCGTGATCTAGCGGTTGAATTACTGAGCTACGATCCTACAATCCAAGAGCAGAGTCAGTTACTCAATTTGGCGATTCAATTATCGTATCAGACTGAGCAATACTCAGAGGCATTGGTGTTCACACAGCAGTGGCAAGAGCATCTTACCTCGAACTTATGGAAAGCAGATAAGCAAGCGTTTCCAACAGCGCAAATTCAAGCGGAAGTCGATAGCATCAGCGCTTATAGTGCTTATCATCTGAAGATGTGGAATGATGCTGAGCATTCGATCGTTTCTGCGATCGATAAGCGGCCAACACAAGAAAGGTATCAATTTCTACTGGCCGTTTATCAGCAATCGAAATCGCCAAACAAAGCAAATCGGTTGCTGAAAAAACTGACGAAATTATACCCTCAACAAAAGAAATACTGGCTAGGGTTGGCTTATAATTACTTGTTACAAAATCAACAAAAACAAGCCATCGCAGTATTGTCTGGGTTAGATGACCGCCATTTACTTGAGAGTAAGAATATACTTTTGTTGGCCCAATTGATGCTCACTGAAAATGCTCCGCTAGGTGCGGCGCAAGTATTGTCAAAGCATCAATCTCAATTGAAGAATGACATGACCTTTCAAGGCTTAATGCTGAAGTCATTGCTGTTGTCGCGTCAACAGAAAAAAGCGTTGAGTTATTTAGAACAACACCCCAATGAGCCATTGTTAGCGACACAAACGCAGTTAGCTTATAGCCAAGGCGAATGGGCAAAAGCGCTTCCGTTGCTCACACGGCAGATCTCGACGGAACCTCAAAATGACTATTGGAGGCTACTTAGAGGGATCAGTTATTTTGAATTGCAACAATACGATAGTGCAGCCGCCGACTTTAAGAAGCTTAGTAAGGGGGAGTACCAAACCATCGCATCGCAATGGCTGCATCAAGTTCATTATTTAAGTTTGCCCATCGATAACAGAGCAGGATGA
- a CDS encoding TonB-dependent receptor plug domain-containing protein has protein sequence MTHLNKTSLAVFISAALFAGSSAYAASTAQPNPEDQLTVTVTDKQDDDLSSKQTIDQEAIKNTPSGNGNLSDYLKSNPNVRYAESDQSGFTNGEIKPASISINGADPSQTAYMLDGININNDIDPTGGLFEGHIGVIPSQSSEQAYFFDANMLAGVTVYDSNVPANLGGFTGGAVVAETRQYSGKSHTQLKYRGTRSSWASMKVDDNIKNDLDAAIPLSNGAIYQPIYKKEFFSLVTEQGITDNIGMVLGFSRRDSNIRQSRQINPAGDRDNQDHTRRSDNILANFNWTPDVNRSLELGLRYSDYKEGKYFADNIDGNVTDTHQAYGTTLRWKQYLAKGTLTATAAYDKFADQRESNSSHAIQTFDIGNDRNYESGGYGDSQIAQQNTNFMLDYALDPLTWGKTTHAIKLGASHQITNYDFNRDQNVIVDQRTLFAGMEFGDTKTVSQGNVSTKYQNSTAYAQDIIKWNNLTLRPGVRIEKDDYLGNTNIAPRFSANWQALANTRLNLGLNRYYGRSFASMKLAGEILKLDENHSRRYESIDGLNTPYADELSLGINQNVGNFALTARYVLRKNKQRLVPDEKGSGNNIVEEYRNGSDFNVNIYTLQVSNVTPWVVGPTHWNTTLGADWIDTDRSDLQKNINPDELIFLDGKMMTRRQAEQTVNSSEEEWMVRLGLDMQLPKYNITWANKVYVKAPITGYEYDTDTSIGISKFNSFDFGTHTQWDTRVRWQPHLIATHNMYVQVDVLNVLNQVRQKTARASRQGDYGEYTPGREFWLELGYEF, from the coding sequence ATGACACATCTCAACAAAACTTCGCTTGCTGTATTCATCAGCGCCGCGCTTTTTGCCGGCTCTAGCGCTTACGCCGCTAGCACTGCTCAACCAAACCCAGAAGATCAACTAACCGTAACGGTCACCGATAAACAAGATGATGATCTCTCGTCGAAACAAACCATCGATCAAGAGGCCATAAAAAATACCCCTTCGGGAAATGGCAACCTAAGCGACTATTTAAAGTCCAACCCAAACGTACGTTACGCCGAAAGCGATCAAAGTGGTTTTACCAATGGAGAAATTAAACCGGCGTCAATCTCTATTAACGGTGCAGACCCAAGCCAAACGGCCTATATGTTAGACGGTATTAATATCAACAATGACATCGACCCTACTGGAGGCCTGTTTGAAGGTCATATAGGTGTAATACCAAGTCAAAGTTCTGAACAAGCCTATTTCTTTGACGCTAATATGTTAGCGGGCGTGACTGTTTACGACAGTAATGTGCCTGCAAATTTGGGTGGCTTTACAGGCGGCGCGGTGGTTGCTGAAACACGCCAATACAGCGGTAAAAGTCACACCCAGTTGAAATACCGTGGCACGCGTTCTAGCTGGGCTTCAATGAAGGTCGACGACAACATTAAAAACGACCTCGACGCAGCAATCCCACTGAGTAACGGTGCCATTTATCAACCAATTTATAAGAAAGAATTTTTTAGCCTCGTTACCGAACAAGGCATTACCGATAACATAGGTATGGTGCTTGGCTTTAGTCGCCGAGACTCAAACATTCGACAATCTCGTCAAATCAATCCAGCAGGTGACCGTGACAACCAAGATCACACTCGCCGCTCTGACAACATTTTGGCCAACTTCAATTGGACGCCAGACGTTAATCGCAGTTTGGAGCTGGGCTTACGCTATTCTGATTATAAGGAAGGCAAATATTTTGCTGATAATATCGACGGTAATGTCACAGACACCCACCAAGCCTATGGCACAACCTTAAGATGGAAACAATATTTAGCCAAAGGAACGCTAACGGCGACCGCAGCCTACGATAAGTTCGCTGACCAGCGTGAATCTAATAGCTCGCACGCCATACAAACCTTTGATATTGGTAACGACCGAAACTACGAAAGTGGCGGCTACGGCGACAGTCAAATCGCCCAACAAAACACCAACTTCATGCTCGATTATGCGCTTGACCCACTAACTTGGGGAAAAACAACGCATGCTATCAAATTAGGGGCTAGCCATCAGATCACCAACTATGATTTTAATCGAGATCAAAACGTAATCGTTGACCAACGAACCCTCTTTGCTGGCATGGAGTTTGGCGATACAAAAACGGTCTCGCAAGGTAACGTCAGTACTAAGTATCAGAATTCGACCGCTTATGCACAAGACATCATAAAGTGGAACAATCTTACTCTGCGCCCAGGGGTGCGAATTGAAAAAGACGATTACCTCGGTAATACCAATATTGCCCCACGGTTCTCAGCGAACTGGCAAGCACTGGCTAACACACGCCTTAATTTAGGCTTGAACCGCTACTACGGGCGTTCATTTGCTTCCATGAAGCTAGCCGGAGAGATTTTAAAACTAGATGAAAACCATTCTAGACGCTACGAATCTATTGACGGATTAAATACCCCTTACGCCGATGAGCTCAGTCTAGGCATCAACCAAAACGTCGGCAACTTTGCGCTAACTGCTCGCTATGTTCTGCGTAAGAACAAACAGCGATTAGTACCGGACGAAAAAGGCTCTGGTAACAACATAGTTGAAGAATACCGTAACGGCAGTGACTTCAACGTTAACATCTACACTTTGCAAGTGAGTAACGTAACCCCTTGGGTCGTTGGTCCTACTCATTGGAATACAACATTGGGTGCAGACTGGATTGACACTGATCGCAGTGACCTTCAAAAAAATATTAACCCAGATGAGTTAATTTTCCTTGATGGAAAAATGATGACCCGTCGACAGGCAGAACAAACCGTCAATAGCAGTGAGGAAGAATGGATGGTTCGCCTCGGCTTAGATATGCAACTGCCTAAGTATAATATCACCTGGGCGAACAAGGTGTATGTTAAAGCACCAATCACCGGTTACGAATACGATACTGATACCTCAATAGGTATCAGTAAATTCAATAGCTTTGACTTTGGCACCCACACCCAATGGGATACCCGAGTCCGCTGGCAGCCGCACCTCATTGCTACTCACAACATGTATGTGCAAGTCGATGTGCTTAACGTGCTTAACCAAGTTCGTCAGAAAACGGCTAGAGCAAGCCGCCAAGGCGATTACGGCGAATACACACCAGGCCGCGAATTTTGGCTTGAGCTAGGTTACGAATTCTAA
- a CDS encoding energy transducer TonB → MLLLLPKRSSAHYLLIAIAALAVNVLLALLVSSLIAPNAERDEPLSYPIYSMYSQQPETRIEPEGPLPVEVATAPNPAPARPSIVDFVLAESVTNVVLPKVTFEPKLSLEMSRTYQFNMSSKNWAEGSQIQASIAMAKPTFQVPPQYPQSAKRKGIEGNIALDLLIDEKGAPLQHRVVNESPEGVFLQSALRAVMRWRFVAPEKGQEWQRVVVNYQLEK, encoded by the coding sequence ATGTTGCTGTTGCTACCCAAGAGAAGTAGCGCCCATTACTTACTTATTGCCATTGCAGCATTGGCGGTTAATGTCCTGTTGGCCTTATTGGTGAGCAGTTTGATCGCACCCAATGCCGAGCGAGATGAGCCTTTGTCGTATCCCATTTACAGTATGTATTCTCAGCAACCTGAAACGCGTATTGAGCCCGAAGGGCCGCTGCCCGTCGAGGTAGCGACAGCTCCTAACCCGGCACCTGCACGGCCTAGTATCGTGGATTTTGTGTTAGCGGAGTCGGTCACGAACGTCGTGCTACCTAAAGTCACTTTTGAGCCTAAGCTGTCGTTGGAAATGTCGAGAACCTATCAATTCAATATGTCGTCAAAAAATTGGGCAGAAGGCAGTCAGATTCAAGCGAGTATTGCGATGGCTAAGCCCACATTTCAAGTGCCACCTCAGTACCCGCAAAGTGCAAAGCGTAAGGGTATTGAGGGCAATATAGCCCTTGATTTGTTGATTGACGAGAAAGGGGCGCCTTTACAACATCGAGTGGTGAATGAATCGCCTGAAGGTGTTTTTTTGCAATCGGCATTGCGTGCCGTGATGCGTTGGCGATTTGTTGCACCGGAGAAGGGGCAAGAATGGCAACGCGTTGTTGTGAATTATCAATTGGAGAAGTAA
- a CDS encoding MotA/TolQ/ExbB proton channel family protein translates to MSVLVADVTDTKQRLAQINQDNRDLEIRIIELQQALETKRKQLNQSRETLNDVIETTQVQYVSFSNNARQFSSWKLSEDHQDLSKRNVDIEDIRQFWIELSGQLVATAKVGLKGGEVVLTNGQVVKSLIQHIGPFSQYSEQYGWLKYLPERQLWQQLEPQPQLEIPVSQWLIDPTFGVMLANAKYQSGWFDTYRSAGVVGALIGCVAAFGFAIGLFRFVVLTKEQREVNKQLLQLDTPESSNLLGRVLLKLQSCQEAEHIEDVVDASVSKEMPWLNKGIGTLAVLAAIAPLMGLLGTVGGMIETFSILTSQGVSNSELLSGGIAEALLTTKMGLLTAIPLLLLHCVVKSRALSLAEIVEHQVASLVVDKRHRSRQQCLA, encoded by the coding sequence TTGTCTGTTTTGGTGGCGGATGTAACAGATACCAAACAGCGTTTAGCGCAGATTAACCAAGATAACCGAGATTTAGAAATACGCATTATTGAGCTTCAGCAAGCGTTGGAAACGAAGAGAAAACAACTTAATCAGAGTCGAGAAACTCTTAATGATGTGATAGAAACCACTCAGGTTCAATATGTGAGTTTCTCCAATAACGCCCGTCAGTTTAGTAGCTGGAAACTCAGTGAAGACCATCAAGACCTATCCAAGCGCAACGTAGATATTGAAGACATTCGTCAATTTTGGATTGAGCTATCAGGTCAATTGGTCGCGACCGCGAAGGTGGGGTTAAAAGGAGGAGAGGTGGTCTTGACAAACGGTCAAGTCGTTAAGTCTCTTATTCAACATATTGGTCCGTTTAGCCAGTATTCAGAACAATATGGGTGGCTTAAATACCTTCCTGAACGCCAGTTATGGCAACAGCTGGAACCTCAGCCTCAGCTAGAAATTCCTGTTTCGCAGTGGCTCATAGATCCGACATTTGGTGTTATGTTGGCAAACGCAAAATATCAATCTGGTTGGTTTGACACGTATCGCTCAGCTGGCGTGGTGGGTGCACTGATTGGCTGTGTTGCGGCGTTTGGTTTCGCCATTGGTCTTTTCCGCTTTGTCGTTCTAACTAAAGAGCAAAGAGAAGTTAACAAGCAACTATTACAACTCGATACACCTGAATCGAGTAATTTATTGGGCCGCGTGTTGCTTAAATTGCAGTCTTGCCAAGAAGCGGAGCACATTGAAGATGTGGTTGATGCAAGCGTAAGTAAAGAGATGCCTTGGTTAAATAAGGGTATTGGTACTCTTGCAGTACTTGCTGCTATTGCTCCTCTTATGGGGCTTTTGGGGACAGTTGGCGGCATGATCGAAACATTTTCTATTTTGACTTCTCAAGGTGTTTCGAACAGTGAGCTGCTTTCTGGTGGAATAGCCGAAGCTTTACTGACCACAAAGATGGGCTTGTTAACGGCGATTCCTCTATTGCTATTGCATTGTGTCGTGAAATCACGGGCTTTAAGCCTAGCTGAAATCGTCGAGCATCAAGTCGCTAGCCTAGTGGTGGATAAACGACATCGTTCGAGGCAGCAATGCTTAGCTTGA
- a CDS encoding MotA/TolQ/ExbB proton channel family protein: MLSLIGLSTENVSGVMGGIVLISLIMWGLILRCYWSLSQFSNQEYAQTLKATLSCYSCMAKPDQVLLIQGWLSQVRLHLQKGLAEIRLFVRVLPMLGLLGTVDGMMRCFSRLNSDDVLQAVSDGISQAMLTTLAGLVAALSGMYFAYHLQRRNQHLLLTLKQKLECYEN, encoded by the coding sequence ATGCTTAGCTTGATAGGATTATCGACCGAGAATGTGAGTGGTGTGATGGGGGGGATCGTTTTGATTTCTCTCATCATGTGGGGGCTGATCCTGCGGTGCTATTGGAGCTTATCTCAGTTTTCCAACCAAGAATATGCACAGACTTTGAAGGCAACCTTGTCCTGCTACTCTTGCATGGCAAAACCTGATCAGGTGCTGTTGATTCAGGGGTGGTTAAGCCAAGTCCGTTTGCATCTACAAAAAGGTTTGGCTGAAATTCGGTTGTTTGTTCGAGTGTTACCTATGCTTGGCTTACTTGGAACCGTTGATGGCATGATGCGCTGTTTTTCTCGCCTAAATAGTGACGATGTATTGCAAGCCGTTTCCGATGGGATCAGTCAAGCGATGCTGACTACGTTGGCAGGTTTAGTCGCAGCGTTGTCTGGGATGTACTTTGCTTACCATCTACAAAGACGAAACCAACATTTACTGTTAACGCTCAAACAAAAATTAGAATGTTATGAAAATTAA
- a CDS encoding DUF3450 domain-containing protein, translated as MLSFQTNFNSDKLIISVIYTFLLCSTQVRAEVKTDDVIKEELQSLSVTVASQRQVESLDRQVQQYTEDRRQLGYELRLQSKYRQQLAFQVKQLESALVELDDEMDNMRKTKIRLLPLLTEMHQGLEALVEQDLPFLMQERSLRLSLLKEKLADPTATSAQKLNKLIEAYQVEIGYGHSVETWQGRLSPTQEVNFLRVGRVGYYYLSLDAKTGAQWKSGSGWQTLDDQQSALLKRSIDAVNVSYSPSLLRIPALANNASL; from the coding sequence ATGCTTTCTTTTCAAACAAACTTTAATTCTGATAAATTGATAATATCAGTTATTTACACTTTCCTTTTGTGTTCTACTCAAGTCAGGGCGGAGGTCAAGACAGATGACGTCATTAAAGAGGAATTACAGAGCTTGTCTGTGACTGTCGCGTCACAACGACAGGTGGAGTCTCTAGACAGGCAGGTTCAGCAGTACACTGAAGATCGTCGCCAATTAGGCTATGAATTGAGGCTGCAATCCAAATACCGACAGCAACTCGCATTTCAAGTAAAGCAGTTAGAGTCTGCGCTTGTTGAGCTAGACGACGAGATGGATAACATGCGAAAGACAAAAATCCGTTTGCTGCCGTTGTTAACGGAAATGCATCAAGGTTTAGAGGCTCTGGTAGAGCAAGATTTGCCTTTCTTGATGCAAGAGCGGTCACTGCGTTTGTCGTTGTTAAAGGAAAAGTTGGCGGACCCGACGGCTACGTCAGCACAAAAACTAAACAAGCTTATTGAGGCCTATCAGGTTGAAATTGGGTACGGACACAGTGTCGAAACTTGGCAAGGGAGATTATCACCTACCCAAGAAGTGAATTTTCTACGTGTTGGGCGTGTTGGTTATTACTACCTGAGTTTAGACGCAAAGACAGGTGCACAGTGGAAGAGCGGTTCAGGCTGGCAAACATTAGACGATCAGCAATCGGCTCTGCTCAAGCGATCGATTGATGCCGTAAATGTCAGTTATTCGCCCTCGTTGTTACGCATTCCTGCACTTGCAAATAACGCTTCTTTATAG
- a CDS encoding ExbD/TolR family protein, translating to MKIKSYVTAEDSAQVDLTPLIDVVFILLIFFILSATFQKDSSIPIDRPSSSSSTQSENRSLNVTIDESGQLWFEEARVSLSKLKTLASIQVQVQPMSNAVIKADKRVPTGKLIEVIDSLRLVGVGNVAVATQEK from the coding sequence ATGAAAATTAAATCGTATGTAACTGCGGAGGATTCCGCACAGGTTGATTTAACGCCATTGATCGACGTTGTGTTTATATTGCTCATTTTCTTTATTCTCTCTGCGACCTTTCAAAAAGACTCGAGTATCCCAATCGACCGGCCAAGCTCAAGCAGTTCGACTCAAAGTGAGAATCGTTCATTGAATGTTACAATCGACGAGAGTGGTCAGTTGTGGTTCGAAGAGGCTCGAGTCTCACTCTCTAAACTAAAAACATTAGCGAGTATACAGGTACAAGTGCAACCTATGAGCAATGCGGTAATCAAGGCAGACAAACGGGTACCGACAGGAAAATTGATTGAAGTGATCGACAGTTTACGTCTTGTAGGAGTCGGCAATGTTGCTGTTGCTACCCAAGAGAAGTAG
- a CDS encoding M16 family metallopeptidase, producing the protein MFNSKIPTKLLLLSLACLPLTATSAPNESANWFSQSDVTLDARYQSVLLDNGLRVITVENDTPKKGLSIRMLVDAGSFQETGDEPGLAHFLEHMAFNGSTNVPEGEMVAMLERHGLAFGADTNATTDMTNTNYRLDLPKADTESVNTALFLLRETASELSLDKDAIERERKVILSEVRERQSVWLERFIDQGNYLYKGTDLTQKIGLGTIKGMEQVTQRDLRQFYQTFYAPKNTTLILAGDLPRKVMLERVKHYFSNWTNSEYQPAMDPKFDLVLPTHKEVHVFVDPNIETQIEFNFIEKEQPKARSKETVLDYWTHLIGRRALSKRLDTILYESNGDILSSTMYSSLDYGFARVSKIGLTTADNEGTYGVRILERTLRQAAEFGFTPGEISRQLMALEKDLKLNAETAGDASSSALANHAMNAVDSGYIMLSAQSDLALFEELKGQLTRQAVNEAFNKRWASHPPRIYLTKRRDIDIIHRKVLEAYVRSEAEQVKPYKEQVTTEFAYQNFGQPGKAKLLGTSDYGNIASYRFENGVMLNVKQTDFESGVVYLSVRVGKGKMALTSAQAPLIELYNVGMATGGLKAHDINELGRIFSGTTMGLQSHVTTNAFVTQQAVVQEDVLNQLRVFTALMTEGGYREEGKSFSLQSVKQYLETYQESPEQVRDFHIGQKLRGGDLRWAPPTVDALNKVSMSDLKPIVESAVAKGPIEIGVVGDISNQQAIDYVAQTFGALDIKLNDTLDRYQIAFPQIKKENVTWYHEGDKTTALASSYWNLPDARNTEQALDFLLLEHVIQQRVTKQIREAMGAAYSPWVGRQQSYNFKDFGYLVMNSNTTLDQVDSVFEAYKNVLRSLQTTPITDDELTRAVTPLVDAVAQQVESNGYWFALVSTAQTYPDMIEADGMTGEKLAAVTKEDILAAARLIDIDTVLEVKVLPQK; encoded by the coding sequence ATGTTTAATTCCAAAATTCCTACCAAACTATTACTGCTCTCTTTGGCGTGTCTTCCACTTACGGCGACTTCCGCACCCAATGAATCAGCGAATTGGTTTTCGCAATCGGATGTGACACTTGATGCCCGTTATCAGTCGGTGTTACTCGATAATGGCTTACGTGTCATTACCGTTGAAAATGATACGCCTAAGAAAGGTCTTTCGATACGAATGCTGGTGGATGCAGGATCGTTTCAAGAAACAGGAGACGAACCGGGCCTTGCTCATTTTCTAGAGCATATGGCTTTCAATGGGTCAACCAACGTACCTGAGGGAGAAATGGTAGCCATGCTTGAAAGGCACGGTTTGGCTTTTGGTGCCGACACGAATGCCACGACCGACATGACTAACACCAATTATCGCTTGGACTTACCTAAAGCGGATACAGAGAGCGTTAACACGGCCTTGTTTTTGCTACGCGAAACCGCCTCTGAATTGAGCTTAGATAAAGATGCCATCGAACGTGAACGTAAGGTGATCCTCTCAGAAGTTAGAGAGCGGCAGTCGGTTTGGTTAGAGCGATTCATTGATCAAGGGAACTACCTTTATAAAGGTACTGATTTAACGCAAAAGATTGGCTTAGGAACCATTAAGGGCATGGAGCAAGTGACGCAACGCGACTTACGTCAGTTTTACCAAACTTTTTATGCTCCTAAGAACACGACATTGATTTTGGCTGGAGATTTACCACGTAAAGTGATGTTAGAGAGAGTTAAGCATTACTTTTCGAACTGGACGAACAGTGAATATCAACCTGCAATGGATCCGAAGTTTGATTTAGTGCTGCCTACTCATAAAGAAGTGCACGTGTTTGTCGACCCGAATATTGAAACACAAATTGAATTCAACTTTATAGAGAAAGAGCAGCCAAAAGCTCGCTCAAAAGAAACCGTACTGGATTATTGGACGCACTTGATAGGGCGCAGGGCTTTGTCTAAACGTTTAGACACTATTTTGTATGAAAGCAACGGTGACATATTGTCTTCAACAATGTACTCGTCGCTGGATTACGGCTTTGCTCGCGTCAGTAAAATTGGCTTAACTACTGCTGACAACGAAGGAACATATGGGGTAAGGATTCTTGAGCGAACTCTGCGTCAGGCGGCCGAGTTTGGTTTTACACCCGGCGAGATATCGAGACAACTAATGGCCTTAGAAAAAGACTTAAAGCTTAATGCAGAAACCGCAGGTGATGCATCCAGTTCGGCATTAGCTAATCACGCGATGAATGCGGTCGACAGCGGTTACATTATGCTTTCGGCACAATCTGATCTTGCCTTGTTTGAAGAGCTAAAAGGGCAGCTTACACGCCAAGCAGTTAATGAAGCGTTCAATAAGCGTTGGGCTTCTCATCCCCCTCGTATCTATTTAACCAAGCGACGTGATATCGATATTATTCATAGAAAAGTTCTTGAAGCTTACGTCAGAAGTGAAGCCGAGCAAGTCAAACCGTACAAAGAGCAAGTTACCACAGAGTTCGCTTATCAGAATTTTGGTCAACCAGGTAAAGCCAAACTTCTTGGAACATCGGATTATGGCAACATAGCGAGTTACCGTTTTGAAAATGGTGTGATGCTGAATGTAAAACAAACCGATTTCGAAAGCGGTGTCGTTTACCTGTCTGTTAGGGTGGGGAAAGGCAAAATGGCGCTTACATCGGCTCAAGCGCCACTTATTGAGTTGTACAATGTTGGTATGGCAACGGGCGGCCTTAAAGCGCACGATATCAATGAGCTTGGGCGTATTTTCTCGGGCACCACGATGGGTTTGCAATCACATGTAACCACTAATGCATTTGTAACCCAACAAGCAGTAGTTCAAGAAGACGTGCTTAATCAACTGAGAGTTTTTACGGCTTTGATGACAGAGGGGGGCTATCGTGAAGAGGGGAAGTCTTTCTCTTTACAATCGGTAAAACAGTACTTAGAGACTTACCAAGAAAGCCCAGAGCAAGTGAGAGATTTTCACATTGGCCAAAAGCTGCGAGGCGGAGACCTCCGATGGGCGCCGCCGACGGTAGATGCTCTTAATAAAGTGAGCATGTCGGATCTAAAACCGATTGTGGAGAGTGCGGTGGCCAAAGGGCCAATCGAGATTGGCGTTGTTGGCGATATCTCTAATCAGCAAGCGATAGATTACGTAGCGCAAACTTTCGGCGCTTTAGATATTAAGCTTAATGACACCTTAGATCGTTACCAAATAGCCTTTCCCCAAATCAAAAAAGAGAACGTCACTTGGTATCATGAAGGTGATAAAACAACGGCTTTAGCCAGTAGTTATTGGAACTTACCTGATGCTCGAAATACCGAACAAGCATTGGATTTCTTGTTGTTAGAGCATGTCATTCAGCAGCGTGTAACCAAACAAATCAGGGAAGCAATGGGCGCAGCTTATAGTCCCTGGGTAGGACGTCAACAATCGTATAACTTCAAAGATTTCGGTTATTTAGTGATGAACAGCAACACGACATTGGATCAAGTCGATAGTGTATTTGAAGCGTATAAAAATGTGCTGCGTTCACTGCAAACGACACCTATCACCGATGATGAACTCACTCGAGCTGTGACGCCTTTAGTCGACGCAGTCGCGCAGCAAGTCGAGAGTAATGGTTATTGGTTTGCTCTGGTTTCAACCGCTCAAACATATCCAGACATGATCGAAGCGGATGGAATGACAGGAGAAAAACTGGCTGCCGTGACTAAAGAGGATATTTTGGCTGCAGCTAGGCTCATCGATATCGATACGGTATTGGAAGTAAAGGTTCTTCCTCAGAAGTAA